The following are encoded together in the Microcaecilia unicolor chromosome 12, aMicUni1.1, whole genome shotgun sequence genome:
- the TEX12 gene encoding testis-expressed protein 12, protein MASKPVKSVERGSKRKKELETGDEESLCCSTNIQDSDPFDSSDSSIFEKVIKDMNKEMDIILAKYAQIFGEKRSVDASYIQELDEILKEARATESQLKQKRESLRNRLTMIATTLQK, encoded by the exons ATGGCAAGCAAACCAGTGAAATCAGTTGAGAGAGGTTCTAAGCGCAAAAAGGAATTAGAG ACCGGAGATGAAGAGAGCCTGTGCTGTTCCACTAATATACAAGATTCAGATCCTTTTGACAGTTCAGattctagtatttttgaaaaggttATAAAAG ATATGAACAAAGAAATGGACATCATATTGGCTAAATACGCACAGATTTTCGG CGAGAAAAGATCAGTAGATGCTTCCTATATTCAGGAGCTTGATGAAATCTTAAAAGAAGCAAGAGCCACAGAATCCCAACTGAAGCAAAAGAGAGAAAGCCTGAGGAATAGGCTCACAATGATTGCAACTACTCTTCAAAAATAA